In Salmo trutta chromosome 16, fSalTru1.1, whole genome shotgun sequence, a genomic segment contains:
- the LOC115150406 gene encoding repressor of RNA polymerase III transcription MAF1 homolog isoform X4 → MKLLENSSFEAINTRLTIETGDCQIIGRIESYSCKMAGEDKQMFKQFCQEGLPHVLEALSPPQSSGISPNKLSQSQSGDEGEGPLSDKCSRKTLFYLIATLNESFRPDYDFSRTKSHDFSREPSVNWVFNAVNSSLSAAAGEDYSLLQPQLWEAIDAEICLSECDIYSYNPDLDSDPYGEEGNMWSFNYFFYNTRLKRIVFFTCRSVSLFMAPRDSGIGNELDLELDEDFYENMDEDRYGTLCAQ, encoded by the exons ATGAAACTCCTGGAGAATTCTAGTTTTGAAGCCATAAACACCAGACTCACCATTGAAACGGGGGACTGTCAGATAATAGGAAG GATCGAGAGCTACTCTTGCAAGATGGCAGGTGAGGACAAGCAGATGTTCAAGCAGTTCTGTCAGGAGGGACTGCCACATGTCCTGGAAGCCTTGTCCCCTCCACAGTCCTCAGGAATAAGCCCCAACAA GTTGAGCCAGAGTCAGAGTGGAGACGAGGGGGAAGGGCCTCTCTCTGACAAGTGCAGCAGGAAGACCCTCTTTTACCTGATTGCCACCCTCAACGAATCCTTCCGCCCCGACTATGACTTCAGCCGCACCAAGAGCCACGACTTTAGCAGAGAGCCCAGCGTTAACTGG GTGTTCAACGCGGTAAACAGTAGTCTGTCGGCGGCGGCCGGGGAGGATTATAGTCTGCTTCAGCCCCAGCTGTGGGAGGCCATCGACGCTGAGATCTGCCTGTCCGAGTGTGACATCTACAG CTACAACCCAGACCTGGACTCTGATCCGTACGGAGAGGAGGGCAACATGTGGTCCTTCAACTACTTCTTCTACAACACGAGGCTGAAGAGGATCGTCTTCTTCACGTGCCGCTCGGTCAG TTTATTCATGGCACCACGGGACTCTGGCATTGGCAACGAACTGGACCTGGAGCTGGATGAAGATTTTTATGAGAACATGGATGAAGATAG GTATGGTACCCTGTGTGCTCAGTGA
- the LOC115150406 gene encoding repressor of RNA polymerase III transcription MAF1 homolog isoform X1, giving the protein MFIGPHGAPSRKNPVKEELALKRRRKCSYIEEGSKHQNWVAVFTDKFRIESYSCKMAGEDKQMFKQFCQEGLPHVLEALSPPQSSGISPNKLSQSQSGDEGEGPLSDKCSRKTLFYLIATLNESFRPDYDFSRTKSHDFSREPSVNWVFNAVNSSLSAAAGEDYSLLQPQLWEAIDAEICLSECDIYSYNPDLDSDPYGEEGNMWSFNYFFYNTRLKRIVFFTCRSVSLFMAPRDSGIGNELDLELDEDFYENMDEDSRYGTLCAQ; this is encoded by the exons ATGTTTATCGGTCCCCATGGCGCCCCCTCGAGGAAAAATCCGGTAAAAGAGGAACTGGCCTTGAAGAGAAGAAGGAAGTGCAGTTACATTGAGGAAGGATCAAAACATCAAAACTGGGTTGCCGTTTTTACAGACAAATTCAG GATCGAGAGCTACTCTTGCAAGATGGCAGGTGAGGACAAGCAGATGTTCAAGCAGTTCTGTCAGGAGGGACTGCCACATGTCCTGGAAGCCTTGTCCCCTCCACAGTCCTCAGGAATAAGCCCCAACAA GTTGAGCCAGAGTCAGAGTGGAGACGAGGGGGAAGGGCCTCTCTCTGACAAGTGCAGCAGGAAGACCCTCTTTTACCTGATTGCCACCCTCAACGAATCCTTCCGCCCCGACTATGACTTCAGCCGCACCAAGAGCCACGACTTTAGCAGAGAGCCCAGCGTTAACTGG GTGTTCAACGCGGTAAACAGTAGTCTGTCGGCGGCGGCCGGGGAGGATTATAGTCTGCTTCAGCCCCAGCTGTGGGAGGCCATCGACGCTGAGATCTGCCTGTCCGAGTGTGACATCTACAG CTACAACCCAGACCTGGACTCTGATCCGTACGGAGAGGAGGGCAACATGTGGTCCTTCAACTACTTCTTCTACAACACGAGGCTGAAGAGGATCGTCTTCTTCACGTGCCGCTCGGTCAG TTTATTCATGGCACCACGGGACTCTGGCATTGGCAACGAACTGGACCTGGAGCTGGATGAAGATTTTTATGAGAACATGGATGAAGATAG CAGGTATGGTACCCTGTGTGCTCAGTGA
- the LOC115150405 gene encoding tribbles homolog 2 yields the protein MSVNISSPAPAPTRPLRLKRLELDDPQDDTETLKCKRPRLSLPPSSPGLAPYLRPLSHSPDSDQHCVSCIGPYVLLEPTEGTETYRAFHRVTEQEYTCKVFSMRRYQEFIAPYVRLLPHDNICRIVEVITGEHSVFVFFQRNYGDMHSYVRTCKRLQEEEAVLLFSQMAVAVAHCHEHGVVLRDLKLRKFVFVDQQRTKLVLQNLEDSCLLHGDDDSLTDKHGCPAYVGPEILNSHHSYSGKAADVWSLGVVLYTMLVGRYPFQDVEPAALFSKIRRGTFIVPESLSVRAKSLVCCMLRKAPLERLEASELLLHPWLNCSNNTTPPNMHLNPRNCTDQVVPNYTEDTKDIG from the exons ATGAGTGTGAACATCTCCTCGCCCGCCCCGGCGCCTACTCGTCCCCTGCGGCTAAAGCGGCTGGAGCTGGACGACCCTCAGGATGACACGGAAACCCTGAAATGCAAGCGTCCCCGGCTGAGCCTTCCACCCTCGTCCCCTGGCCTGGCCCCCTACCTGAGGCCCCTGAGCCACAGCCCAGACTCCGACCAGCACTGTGTGTCCTGCATTGGGCCCTACGTCCTGCTAGAACCCACAGAGGGGACAGAGACCTACAGGGCCTTCCACAGAGTTACGGAGCAGGAGTACACCTGCAAG GTGTTCTCTATGAGGCGGTACCAGGAGTTCATCGCCCCCTACGTCCGCCTGCTGCCCCACGACAACATCTGCCGCATCGTCGAGGTGATAACAGGCGAGCACAGCGTCTTTGTCTTCTTTCAGCGCAACTACGGCGACATGCACTCGTACGTGCGCACGTGCAAGCGGCTCCAGGAGGAGGAGGCGGTGCTTCTCTTCAGCCAGATGGCGGTGGCGGTGGCACACTGTCATGAGCATGGGGTGGTCCTGCGCGACCTCAAGCTGCGCAAGTTTGTCTTCGTAGACCAGCAGAG GACCAAGCTTGTTCTTCAGAACCTGGAAGACTCCTGTCTGCTCCACGGGGACGACGACTCTCTTACGGACAAGCACGGCTGCCCGGCCTACGTGGGCCCCGAGATCCTCAACTCGCACCACTCGTACTCAGGGAAGGCTGCTGATGTCTGGAGCCTGGGCGTGGTGCTGTACACCATGCTGGTGGGTCGCTACCCGTTCCAGGATGTGGAACCTGCCGCTCTCTTTAGTAAGATCCGCCGGGGGACCTTCATAGTGCCAGAGTCGCTCTCGGTGCGGGCTAAGTCGCTGGTGTGCTGCATGCTGCGTAAAGCACCCTTGGAGAGACTGGAGGCCTCAGAATTGCTGCTCCACCCGTGGTTGAACTGTTCCAATAACACAACACCTCCCAACATGCACCTCAACCCCAGGAACTGCACTGACCAAGTGGTCCCCAACTACACAGAAGATACTAAGGACATAGGCTGA
- the LOC115150406 gene encoding repressor of RNA polymerase III transcription MAF1 homolog isoform X2 encodes MFIGPHGAPSRKNPVKEELALKRRRKCSYIEEGSKHQNWVAVFTDKFRIESYSCKMAGEDKQMFKQFCQEGLPHVLEALSPPQSSGISPNKLSQSQSGDEGEGPLSDKCSRKTLFYLIATLNESFRPDYDFSRTKSHDFSREPSVNWVFNAVNSSLSAAAGEDYSLLQPQLWEAIDAEICLSECDIYSYNPDLDSDPYGEEGNMWSFNYFFYNTRLKRIVFFTCRSVSLFMAPRDSGIGNELDLELDEDFYENMDEDRYGTLCAQ; translated from the exons ATGTTTATCGGTCCCCATGGCGCCCCCTCGAGGAAAAATCCGGTAAAAGAGGAACTGGCCTTGAAGAGAAGAAGGAAGTGCAGTTACATTGAGGAAGGATCAAAACATCAAAACTGGGTTGCCGTTTTTACAGACAAATTCAG GATCGAGAGCTACTCTTGCAAGATGGCAGGTGAGGACAAGCAGATGTTCAAGCAGTTCTGTCAGGAGGGACTGCCACATGTCCTGGAAGCCTTGTCCCCTCCACAGTCCTCAGGAATAAGCCCCAACAA GTTGAGCCAGAGTCAGAGTGGAGACGAGGGGGAAGGGCCTCTCTCTGACAAGTGCAGCAGGAAGACCCTCTTTTACCTGATTGCCACCCTCAACGAATCCTTCCGCCCCGACTATGACTTCAGCCGCACCAAGAGCCACGACTTTAGCAGAGAGCCCAGCGTTAACTGG GTGTTCAACGCGGTAAACAGTAGTCTGTCGGCGGCGGCCGGGGAGGATTATAGTCTGCTTCAGCCCCAGCTGTGGGAGGCCATCGACGCTGAGATCTGCCTGTCCGAGTGTGACATCTACAG CTACAACCCAGACCTGGACTCTGATCCGTACGGAGAGGAGGGCAACATGTGGTCCTTCAACTACTTCTTCTACAACACGAGGCTGAAGAGGATCGTCTTCTTCACGTGCCGCTCGGTCAG TTTATTCATGGCACCACGGGACTCTGGCATTGGCAACGAACTGGACCTGGAGCTGGATGAAGATTTTTATGAGAACATGGATGAAGATAG GTATGGTACCCTGTGTGCTCAGTGA
- the LOC115150406 gene encoding repressor of RNA polymerase III transcription MAF1 homolog isoform X3, translated as MKLLENSSFEAINTRLTIETGDCQIIGRIESYSCKMAGEDKQMFKQFCQEGLPHVLEALSPPQSSGISPNKLSQSQSGDEGEGPLSDKCSRKTLFYLIATLNESFRPDYDFSRTKSHDFSREPSVNWVFNAVNSSLSAAAGEDYSLLQPQLWEAIDAEICLSECDIYSYNPDLDSDPYGEEGNMWSFNYFFYNTRLKRIVFFTCRSVSLFMAPRDSGIGNELDLELDEDFYENMDEDSRYGTLCAQ; from the exons ATGAAACTCCTGGAGAATTCTAGTTTTGAAGCCATAAACACCAGACTCACCATTGAAACGGGGGACTGTCAGATAATAGGAAG GATCGAGAGCTACTCTTGCAAGATGGCAGGTGAGGACAAGCAGATGTTCAAGCAGTTCTGTCAGGAGGGACTGCCACATGTCCTGGAAGCCTTGTCCCCTCCACAGTCCTCAGGAATAAGCCCCAACAA GTTGAGCCAGAGTCAGAGTGGAGACGAGGGGGAAGGGCCTCTCTCTGACAAGTGCAGCAGGAAGACCCTCTTTTACCTGATTGCCACCCTCAACGAATCCTTCCGCCCCGACTATGACTTCAGCCGCACCAAGAGCCACGACTTTAGCAGAGAGCCCAGCGTTAACTGG GTGTTCAACGCGGTAAACAGTAGTCTGTCGGCGGCGGCCGGGGAGGATTATAGTCTGCTTCAGCCCCAGCTGTGGGAGGCCATCGACGCTGAGATCTGCCTGTCCGAGTGTGACATCTACAG CTACAACCCAGACCTGGACTCTGATCCGTACGGAGAGGAGGGCAACATGTGGTCCTTCAACTACTTCTTCTACAACACGAGGCTGAAGAGGATCGTCTTCTTCACGTGCCGCTCGGTCAG TTTATTCATGGCACCACGGGACTCTGGCATTGGCAACGAACTGGACCTGGAGCTGGATGAAGATTTTTATGAGAACATGGATGAAGATAG CAGGTATGGTACCCTGTGTGCTCAGTGA